TCCCGCAACCTCTGCTCGAATCTTTGGGTCCTCTGGTGACTACTGGTGCAGTGAAAAGAAGTGAgggaaataaaaagaaaagaaagataaacAACCTTGTCCGCACACGCCGCCCATCACGCGTCCCGGTCACGTCCCCTCGCTGTAGCGTGGGCCTCATGCCGTCCTGGTCCAGCCGTCAGTGGGAGCGGCTAAAGCAGGTGCCCAGTGATTAGCAGGCGAGAAACCCGCCGCGGCAGTCCAGTCCAGGCAGCGGGCCCCGCGGATTTGACCGGTCAAAAGGCGTGGCCAACCAAACCCCAAGAGGGACGGATCGATCACGGGCTCCCACGCGCCGGACCCGGGCTTCTACGGCCCCGCGTCACCGACAGGTGGGTCTACGAGGAACAGGCTGGCCCACCTGTCCGTGGGGGGTCGGGGGTGCGCGCCGGTGGTGCGGCGCGTTTTCTTGTGGTGATGGTGGGTTGGCTTTGACTGCcctcggcagcagcaggcgggCAGGCACAAATCATTTCGGCAGCTGCGTCCGCCTTGGCATGGTGGTAGGACTTGTGGTAGAGTACCACCGCGTTGCGTCCCGACAACCAAAAGGGGCAGACGGGGGAGAGGAGCTAGAgtagagagaggagaggaaagGGGAAGGCCATAGCAGCCGGgagccgggagagacgcttGCCATACAGAGGGAAGCGAATCTTGCAGGGGGAGAATCCGGGGATTTctgtggcggaggaggaggtatGAATCGTCGCGCATCTGTTCCTGTTCTTCGATTTGGATTTCGTTGCTGGGTTCGGTGTTTGTTTCTTCCTCCGCTGGGGTTTTGTGTAATCCACGAACATAGACGCGTTCGTGGTTGTGTTCTTCGTGCATCCTTGGTTGATGGTTCGGGACTCGGGAGTATCCCCTAGGATCTGCGATTTTTCCTGATGAAAACCGTGGCCATCTCGTGCTCCTCTGTCGGATTTGCGCGAGCGTTTCTCGCGAATTAGCTAGGTTTCCCGAGGCTCTCGACTTTGTTCGATTATGGAGGGATTACTCTCCCCGTCCGTCCGCATCTTGCAAGTATTAAAACGATTGGCACAAGACATCGAGGCTGAACGGCTTACaagaggtaaaaaaaaaaaagctacgcGGCGGCTAACATCGGGAAATCCCGCCACCAGCAGCACGACAACATTGCGAATCTCCTCTGCATGCCCCCATGGCCACGGGCATCGGAGTGATGCTGCTGCGTTTGCTCTGGATTTGTGCCTGCGTTTACTGGTCAGTCAGCAGGAAGCATTCCTATGGGACACCGGAGTACTGAAGTGTTTCTGGTATTCGTTGCTACATATAGATCATTTATGCCGTCATATCGTACCCAATTTTTAAATTGGTTTAGTCCTTTCCCTTTTGTTTGAGGGCTGCTGAAATGATTGGAAGCCACCCCCGTAAACGGATACAGAATACTAGCATCGTAAAGCAAAAGAGTGACGCCTAAATCTGGATAggttcccttttctttttagctTCAGTTAGGCAAATTTGCTGTCTTAATGGCAGCATCTGCCGTCTTCTTTTAGTTTCAGCTAGGCATTGCAAATTTTGAAGGGGAAAACTGTTTGCCTGAAAGTCATGGTTGCGAAGGCTCAGCGGTCAAGCTAAATACCAGTTGGGCACATTAGGTGTTCCAGCACTGCTTATTAGTTGTCGGTGCATTTGATGTGTTCGTCCTAGATTTTGTTGTTATTCATGTGACTGATGTTTGTCGTCGCTGGGATCGCAGGTGCGTCAAAAGATCCACAGCTTCTGTGATTTGATGCACAGCTGACTTGGCGTCTCTTGGCTTGCGGAAGAGATGGCTTCAGTAGGCATAGTTCCGTCCGGGCAGAAGAACAGTAGCAGTACCAGCATGGGTGTGGAGAAGTTACCCGATCAAATGAATGATTTGAAGATAAGAGATGATAAGGTCAGATAAGTTCTATTCGGATGTGTATAATGCAATCTGTTCTGTATTTCTTCGAGAATATAATGACTTAAGTCATAACATATTGTATCGAATGATATATGCAGGAAGTGGAAGCGACTATTATTAATGGCAAGGGGACAGAAACTGGTCACATTATTGTCACAACTACTGGTGGCAGAAATGGTCAACCGAAACAGGTACTACTTGATGTTCCATTTGATTGGGATTAGCAGTCTTTTGTTCTTATGTGTTTGTCTGCAAGCAGGATGAAATAATTAGAAAGCCAACACATAATTCTGGCATGCCAAATGTCCTAAATGCCTGCCTTATTGCCAATCTCTTCAAACGCAACAATTTTTGAACTAGTTAATTGTACTTTACAATTGATGTGGCGTATTTTCATTATAATAACATGTGCGTGTTGGATGCAGACTGTGAGCTACATGGCTGAACGTATTGTAGGTCAAGGATCATTTGGGATTGTCTTTCAGGTTAGTTGCAACAACTTCAAGCTGATTTGTGTTTACTAGGTAGCTAACTCTCTTATTTCATTTCATGAATCTGCTCCTAACTGCATTTGTGCATTCCTGTCTTGAGCCGACTGTCTATTTATTTTGGTACTCTATAGGACCTTAACAAAATTTTCTTGCGCCTACCATTATACTTGAATACTTCTATGTGCGGACATATAGATTTCTTCTAATgttcaattttattttgaccTTTCTGCAGGCTAAATGTTTGGAGACAGGTGAAACTGTTGCTATAAAGAAGGTTCTTCAGGATAAGCGCTACAAGAATCGTGAGCTGCAAACCATGCGCCTTCTTGACCACCCAAATGTTGTAGCTCTGAAGCATTGTTTCTTTTCTACAACTGAGAAGGATGAACTATATCTAAACTTGGTTCTGGAGTATGTGCCTGAGACTGTTCATCGTGTTGTGAAGCATTACAACAAGATGAACCAGCGCATGCCACTTATCTATGTGAAGCTGTACACGTACCAGgtaatattttatttatgttCCATTTGGATTACTATTCGTGACACTCTAATATACGTATGCTGCTGATACTGACCTAGCATGTTCTGTTGTTCAAATAATAAATCCAAACTGCTTTCAATAATAGCCTTTGATAGCTCTGTATCAAGCTcgtttttttatttcatgaATTTAATCCAATATTTATTGTGATGGACAGATATGCAGGGCACTGGCTTACATTCATGGCAGCATTGGAGTTTGCCACAGAGATATCAAGCCACAAAATCTTCTGGTATGCTGAAATAATACTCATGATGTGCTGTTCTCAAGCACCAATTACATGTCTCTCTAAATTGATTTTCTTAACTTTAACGACAGGTAAACCCACATACCCATCAGCTCAAACTATGTGACTTTGGGAGCGCAAAAGTTCTGGTAAGAACAAGATAGTCAAGTAAGTACACATTTATAGTTTTATCTAAGTACCTAACCTTATCTGCGCGCTAATTTGTAGGTCAAAGGAGAACCAAACATATCGTACATTTGCTCCCGATACTATAGGGCTCCAGAGCTCATATTTGGTGCCACTGAGTACACTACGGCCATTGACATTTGGTCTGCTGGATGTGTTCTTGCTGAGCTTATGTTAGGGCAGGTAAGCAGCCTCTGTTTTATGTGCATCTTGAAGCCAGTCCTCCATAACTTGACATATTGTTTGAGATCATGCTGGCTTACATGGTCATTTTATTGGACAGCCTCTGTTTCCTGGTGAAAGTGGAGTAGACCAGCTTGTTGAAATCATCAAGGTAGCTACCAGTTCTTGTGCTTAGCAATTTATTGTCCTATTGACTCTCCCGGCATGAATCTCACCTTGAATTTGATCGTTTGTTGCAGGTCCTTGGTACCCCTACAAGGGAAGAGATTAAATGCATGAACCCAAATTACACGGAGTTCAAATTCCCACAGATTAAAGCACACCCATGGCACAAGGTGCAAATCGATCTAGTGCAGGTTTTATATCGTTAGGAATTGGTTTTTATCAGCTGACTAAAGGATATGCAAATATTTAGGTATTTCATAAAAGGATGCCCCCAGAAGCTGTTGATCTTGTCTCTCGGCTCCTCCAGTACTCACCCAACCTAAGATGCACTGCTGTAAGTACATCAAACAAATGCACATTACATGATTGGAACACACAAATACTAGATCAATGAACTAGTCTTGCATTAATCTTTGGAACTGCATATTTTACTAACATTATGGTCAACTATGTTGTCCAGGTGGAGGCACTTATTCACCCCTTCTTTGATGAGCTTCGGGACCCGAATACCCGCCTTCCAAATGGCCGCTTTCTACCACCTCTTTTCAACTTCAAACCTAACGGTATGTTCAGTAACAGGGCAACACTTCTCCTGCCTATTTTCACTATGGTAATCCTATGGTTCCCTGTGTTATGGTGGCTTAGATCAATAGTTATTAGTTCCATGGTTACTGATTTTTCATGTAAAAAGCATTCTGTAATCGTGTGTAGACTTAAAGTTGCTAAGCCACTGTCTTTGGATGCCACCAGCCCTTATCTTATCCCCCATTTGTTGTTTCTTCGCAGAACTGAAAGGAACCCCAGTTGATATTGTGGCCAAATTGATCCCAGAGCATGCGAGAAAGCAGTGCTCGCATGCAGGATTGTGAATCGCCCGCCTCATGACTTGAAATTTCTATGACAAGTGTGGTGTTTCCCCTGGGATGTTGGTTGGGCAGCAAGCGATTGTGATACACTGATGGTTGTTGAAGATGTGAAGTTTCGTTCTTGTATGACCACTCTGTTGACCTGTGTAGCTGAGTAGTAGTATGTTTGGATGTGAACTTGACATGTAGCCGGCTCAACCCCCCTCCTAACCCACTTGAGAAATGAGATTGCCATAGCTGATCTGTAATATGTTCTAGAGCagtatgaatgtatttatggtAGTGGATCCATGCGTGGATCCTCGTTGATTTTCCTAGTTTCTTGACTGTCAGACTGCTTTCGGCTTTTAAATTGTGTTATGGAATGCTACTTGTTACCACTATATCACTATATAGTGATGCTATTTAGTTCATGTTGCCTCGTACCGTGTCGAGCTTTGCAATGTgaaatgatttgttttcctctTAATGTCTGTTATAATATTGCAGACCAGTTTCGTTCAACTTCATTCAGAGAAAGTACTGTTTTGTGTTGTTtataattaaaaatatatatgtttgctctttcataaagattgccgtatttgtcttttttttagatctACAATTGTCTTTTTCGGCATGGTTATTCAGCAGTGACTGAAATAAGAGTGACTGGACAATCCGCATAATCGCTCGCAAAAGCTCCCATAAAATTGTGAAAATTGTTGCAAAATTCCCGATCGCAAACGAGTAGTACAGCAGAGGCAGGGAAGAAGGCATAGACGCCAAAGGAGGGAGAGAAGCGGAGGAAGAATGGAGCAGACGCGGGAGATGCCGAGATGCCATTGGGGAAGTACTACTGTGACAAGGAGTTCcaggacaccgccgccgctcgcagGCGCCACCTCCAGGGCGCGCAGCACCACCGCGCCTGTGCCCTTTGGTACGACTCCGTCCGCCGCCAAGGTGCGCCCCCTCGTTGCCTGTGTCTGTCGCACAATCCCTCGAACACCTTGGCGACGCCCGCTGTTCTCAGTCCTAAAACTTAACCCGTCTT
The Brachypodium distachyon strain Bd21 chromosome 2, Brachypodium_distachyon_v3.0, whole genome shotgun sequence genome window above contains:
- the LOC100834299 gene encoding shaggy-related protein kinase alpha; the encoded protein is MASVGIVPSGQKNSSSTSMGVEKLPDQMNDLKIRDDKEVEATIINGKGTETGHIIVTTTGGRNGQPKQTVSYMAERIVGQGSFGIVFQAKCLETGETVAIKKVLQDKRYKNRELQTMRLLDHPNVVALKHCFFSTTEKDELYLNLVLEYVPETVHRVVKHYNKMNQRMPLIYVKLYTYQICRALAYIHGSIGVCHRDIKPQNLLVNPHTHQLKLCDFGSAKVLVKGEPNISYICSRYYRAPELIFGATEYTTAIDIWSAGCVLAELMLGQPLFPGESGVDQLVEIIKVLGTPTREEIKCMNPNYTEFKFPQIKAHPWHKVFHKRMPPEAVDLVSRLLQYSPNLRCTAVEALIHPFFDELRDPNTRLPNGRFLPPLFNFKPNELKGTPVDIVAKLIPEHARKQCSHAGL